From a single Fusarium pseudograminearum CS3096 chromosome 2, whole genome shotgun sequence genomic region:
- the LYP1 gene encoding LYP1, producing MDLHIKSDPQQEAHESAPSTKSFQHSPEATGTELERALHGRHLQFIAIGAAVGTGLFIGTGNALATAGPVSLLIAFIFVGTLLFSVMTALGEMAAYIPVAGAFTTYATRFLDPTFGFAMGWIYWFSWSITFALELTAAGLIIQYWEKDLSIGIWITVFWFLFTAANFMPVRWFGEFEMWFSSIKVITIIGFIIFSICVNAGVGDQGYIGFKYWKDPGAFNEHIVEGDIGRFVGFWSVLITAGFSYQGSELVAIGAGETKDPRKTIPSAMRWTFWGVFSIFIATVFFLGLNIPSTEKGLLSGSHDASASPLVIVTQLAGVPILPSILNAVLLTAVLTAANSDVYSSSRILISLADSGHAPKFLKKTNRFGTPYNAVGVCAAVGFLSFLNLSNNGTVVFNWFLSITSVAGFIAWAIISLCHIRFMKALSLQGIPRTGLPYVAPLQPYLSWYGLFFSTLIIITSGFEVFIEWDTSKFFTNYISLILFLVMVIGHKLIFRTKTVPLSEMDLITGSEL from the coding sequence ATGGACTTGCACATTAAATCAGACCCTCAACAGGAGGCCCACGAGTCAGCACCCTCAACCAAGTCTTTCCAACACAGTCCCGAAGCCACGGGCACAGAACTTGAACGAGCTCTCCATGGCCGCCATCTCCAGTTCATCGCCATAGGCGCTGCCGTCGGCACCGGTCTTTTCATCGGAACAGGAAACGCCCTGGCGACGGCTGGTCCTGTATCGCTTCTCATTGCCTTTATCTTTGTTGGAACGCTCTTGTTCTCAGTTATGACAGCGCTTGGCGAAATGGCAGCATATATCCCTGTCGCGGGCGCCTTTACTACATACGCGACGCGCTTCCTCGACCCCACGTTTGGCTTCGCTATGGGCTGGATTTACTGGTTCAGCTGGTCAATCACTTTTGCTCTTGAATTAACAGCGGCTGGCTTGATCATCCAATATTGGGAGAAGGACCTTAGTATCGGAATTTGGATTACTGTGTTTTGGTTTCTCTTCACAGCAGCCAATTTCATGCCTGTCCGCTGGTTTGGAGAATTCGAGATGTGGTTCTCGagcatcaaagtcatcacgATCATCGGTTTTATCATATTTTCGATATGTGTCAACGCAGGTGTCGGAGACCAAGGATATATCGGGTTCAAATACTGGAAAGACCCTGGTGCGTTCAATGAGCACATCGTCGAGGGCGACATTGGACGATTTGTTGGATTCTGGTCTGTTTTGATCACCGCAGGCTTCAGCTATCAGGGGTCTGAGTTGGTGGCTATCGGAGCAGGCGAAACGAAAGATCCCCGGAAGACTATTCCCTCGGCAATGCGCTGGACCTTTTGGGGAGTATTTTCAATATTTATCGCCacagtcttcttccttggtctgAATATTCCCTCAACCGAGAAAGGCCTCCTCAGTGGATCGCATGACGCCTCAGCATCCCCTCTTGTCATCGTCACCCAGCTGGCCGGAGTACCAATTCTTCCATCAATTCTCAACGCAGTGCTATTGACTGCTGTTTTGACTGCAGCCAACTCGGATGTGTATTCCAGCAGCCGAATCCTCATCTCGCTTGCCGACTCGGGCCATGCACCTAAGTTTTTGAAGAAAACAAATCGGTTTGGAACGCCATACAATGCTGTCGGTGTCTGTGCAGCTGTTGGGTTCTTGTCATTCCTCAACCTGTCAAACAATGGCACTGTTGTGTTCAACTGGTTCCTGAGCATTACCTCTGTTGCAGGGTTTATTGCCTGGGCTATCATTTCCCTCTGTCATATCCGGTTTATGAAGGCTCTTTCGCTTCAAGGCATACCTCGTACTGGCCTACCCTATGTCGCTCCTTTGCAGCCATATCTATCTTGGTATGGCTTGTTCTTCAGTACTTTGATCATAATCACTAGCGGGTTTGAGGTATTCATTGAATGGGATACCAGCAAGTTCTTCACCAACTATATTAGCTTGATTTTATTCCTCGTTATGGTTATTGGTCACAAGTTGATTTTCAGAACCAAGACGGTGCCGTTAAGCGAGATGGATCTCATTACTGGAAGCGAACTATAA